From Armatimonadota bacterium:
AGATGGATACGCCCTACGACCGGTACCTTGACGGCGACCGCAAGGCCATGTCTGCGGCGGCCGTTCGAGGGATGGCGCTCTTCAACGGCAGAGGACATTGCACCGCATGCCACAGCGGGCCGTACTTCTCCGATGGGCGGTTCCATAACCTGGGTATCGGTTTCTCCGGCGGCAAATTCGCCGATGAAGGCCGCATGATCGTCACCAAAGACCGCAAGGATCTGGGCGCGTTCAAAACCCCTGGGTTGAGAGGGGTAGCCGAGACGGCCCCGTACCTTCACGATGGTTCCGAGGCCACATTGGCGTCGGTGATCGACCTGTACGACCGCGGCGGCATCCAGAATCCGAACCTGGACCGCGCGATGTTGCCGCTGAATCTCACCGATCGCGAGAAGCACGAACTGGTGGAGTTCCTCAAAGCGCTGAGCGGCCCGCCGCTGAGCAGCGACAAACCGGAACTGCCGGAGTAAACGAGGAGGCTTGAAGATGCGATTCCATAGAACAACCCTTGTTGCGAGCGCGGCGCTTTGTCTGGCACCCACCGTGCCGTCTCACGCGATTCCTGTGTTCGCGCGCAAATATGGCTTCAACTGCACGATGTGTCACTCCAATTTCCCGCGCCTCAATGACTACGGCCAGCGATATCGCATGAACGGTTATAGGCTCATGGGCCGTGAGGACGAGGAGAAGACTGTTTACGAAACCCCCGCCCCGCTGGCGCTGCGGACAAGCGCGACCTTCAACTCGGACAAATTCACTAACACGCCGGGCTCCAACGACGTGAAGCAGTTCCAGGTGAACAATCTGGACATCCTGTCTGCAGGCCTTTTGGACCGGAACATCGGCTACATGCTCGTATACCCGCCGAAGATCGAAGCCTCACGAGGCGTCGTTGGTCAGCCTGGCACTCTGGAAATGGCGAGCGTGGTTCTCTCAAATCCGAAAACGTCGTGGCTCAACGTGAGGGCCGGGCGCTTCGAACCGGGGGCGCTGGCGTTCAGCGTGAAACGGAGTCTTACGTTCTCTCCTTACGAGATATACAACTTCACATTCCCCGGCGGAACCCCGCTCTCCGACACGCAGACCGGCGTGGAACTGGCCGGGTTTGCCCGCGGCGGCACCGCTTACACCGCGGGCTGGCTGAACGGCGCTGCAACGAACAACGACAACCAGAGCGCTGACGATTTCTATATCCATGCTACGCACGTGATCGGTCCCGGAGAGGGGCAAACGGCGGGACAGCGGATCGGCCTGATGGGATATGCGGGCAAGGCCAAGCCGTCGGCTTTCGACGGCCCAACGGACCGCAAGGCAATCAGTCGTATCGGCGTGGATGCAAGCCTCAACTTCAAACAGGTGAACCTGGCCCTCCAGTATCTCCACGGCAAAGACGACAAAGCCCTGTGGGGAACGGCGGACGACGTCAAGTACTCCGGCGGTTTCGCCGAGCTTAGCTTTCTGCCGTCAACCCGCATTGTGGGCTTCGGAAGGTACGACTGGGTGAAGACGCCCCGCTCGGTGAGCGCGGGCATCAAGCGGTGGACAATCGGTGGCAGGTATTACCTCGCCGACAGCATGGCGATCCACGCGGAGTATTCGGACCGCCGCCAGGCACAGCCCGATGACGACAACGCGAAGGAGCGGCTGTTCGTATTCGGACTGGACTTCGGCATCTAGAAACGCTGTCGGGGCCGTCGCGGCCCCGACATGCCTTTTGCTGATAGGGCAGCAAGGCGCGCACCTTCAGCTTGGAGAGAGAGCCTTCGTCATAAAATAGCGGGTCTCGCCCGGTGGAAAGTCCTCGAGGACCCCGAACACGTGGTACCCTTCCCGCTCGTAAAAGGGCTGCGCCTGGAAGCTGAACGTGTCCAGCCACACGTTTGTGCAGCCTCGTCGCCAGCCCTCGGCCTCGACGGCGCGCAGGAGCCGCGTCCCGATTCCCTGTCCGCGCCATTCCTCCGCGACCGCCAGCGTGGCAACGTGCAGCCAGCCATGCATCGTTTCGGCGTGTACCCCGCCCACGACCGCGCCATCTGCATCGCGCGCGATAACGGTAAGCGGCGCCCGGTTCGTCGCCCCGATGCGGGACTCATTGTGCCGGCGCAGAAACTCGTGTACCGCCAGCGCATCCTCCCGCGCTGGCTGCAAATGCACAGTGATGTTCACGCTGTGTGGAGGTTCTGTCACGGTAACCACATCTCCGGTGCCATGAAGGTGCTACTTATCTGTCACTGTCAACGCCGGGTTCCCGGATTGAAGTGCCCGATCGAAGCTCTCAACGTCTCGGACACGCAACTCGAGGCTCCCCACGCCGCCCGACATGTCGCGGTATTCCAGCAGGCGCCCTCGCTTACGCCAGCCTGTATGAGTAACCGCCGAGATGCTCGCCAAAGGTATGCGGTTCTCCAGCCCGTTCTCACGGCCGGTCCATATGAGGCGGAACGGCCAGCCCGGCCGGGTCCAGAGCTCGTCGTCCGTAACAGTCACTTCCAAGCAGTTACTCGCACCACCGAACCGAGAGAATACCGAACGAAAGGAGCGTCCAGAGGCGGAAGCCTCGCGAAATCGAATCTCGCGAGGTGGTTCGGTCGGGAAGATATCGCCCCTCAGTTGGTTACGAAGGGCATGCAGTGCGAATAGGGCGATCACCATGAGGAACAGAGCAGCCATATAGATCAGGAAGTCGTTGGGATGGTTGAAGAGCCTGATGCCCAAGCGTGTGCGCAAAGGCAACCCGAAGAAGATCGCCAGAAAGAGAACTGTGTAGACGACGGACAGGAGCTTTATGAGGCGGTCGATGAGGTCGTACAGCGGTGTTCGTGGGCGGATCGGCATTTGCGAGTCTCTTTTCCTGATTCGGTTGGAGTTGGGTGTTACACTGCCCCGAAGTAGATGGCGTCCGGGTGGTGGATCACTAGCGCGGCGGTGCTCTGGTCCGGGACCAGTTGGCCGGCTTCCGTAACCTCCATGCCTAGTTCCTCACCGGCCGGCAGCAGTGTGAACAGCGTGTGGTGCTGTTCCAGGTCCGGGCAGGCGGGGTATCCCCAGCTATACCGGTGCCCCTGGTTTCGCGGGATGCCTAACTCGTCCGCAATCCGGCGGTGCATCCACTCGGCGGTGGCTTCCGCGGTCTCAACGCTGAGCCCATGAAGGAAATACGAGAGGCTGTAATCGCCTGCCTTGTTCAAGGCCTCGCATATCTCAGTAGCGCGCGGGCCAACCGTCACGACCTGCAGCGGCAGCACATCGGTCCGATCGGCGGACAGGTAATCGGACAGGCACAGGTATGGCGGCCCGGCCTGTCGCGGGAAGTCGAAGCGGGCGACCTCCTTGTTATGGTCAGCGGGGTCGAATACCACTACGGATTCGCCTTCCCGGCGCGCCGGGAAATAGCCGTAGACCGCCTTTGGCGCCAACCAGCCTTCGGCCTCACATTGCGCCTTGAGTTCGGCCAGTTTCGGTTCGAAAGTGTCGCGCTTTAGCGCCTCATACTCATCGCCCTTGGCGTTCTTTGCGCCCCATTGAAGGCGGTAGAGCTCGTTCAGGTCGAGGAGCGGCCAGATCTCGCTGAGCGGAATTCCGGGGACGACCCTGGTGCCCCAGAACGGCGCGGTCGGGATGGGCGCATCGGCCACTTTGGAGCGTTCCTGCGCCGGCGCGGCGGCGCGGCGAGCTGCCTTGTCGGCGTCCCGTCCGAATGTTCGCGCGGCGTCCAGGAGCGTTTGCTCGTAGAGAGCCTCCCGGGCATCGCCGTCCGTGAGCCGGTCCATCTTGTCCAGCCCCTCGAAAGCATCTTTGCAGTAATAGATTCCTGCGTTGTACGCGCGGCCCTCCGCCACATAGAGCGCACGATGTCCGAAGGCGGGGTTGATGGCGGCACCGCCGATGATGACCGGTATGCTCAGCCCGCGTTTGTCTAACTCCTTCACGCAGAGCGGCATCTGTTTGCTCGTGCTCACGAGAAGGGCGCTCAGGCCGATCGCGTCCGCGCCAACTTCAACGGCTTTCTCGATGATGGTGTTGATGGGGACCTGCTTACCGAGATCGTAAACAGTGTAGCCATTGTTCGACAGGATGGTATTCACCAGTGATTTCCCGATATCGTGAACGTCGCCGAAGACGGTCGCCAGGACGAGCTTGCCCTTTGTGGAGCCTTCCTTCTTCTCCAGGTACTGCTCCAGGTGGGCGACGGAGGCCTTCATTACCTCGGCGCTCTGGAGAACGAACGGCAGGATCAGCTCGCCGGCGCCGAATTTGTCACCGACCTCCTTCATCGCCGGCAGCAATACGTTGTTCAGCACATCGATGGCGCCGTCGGCGCGGCGGGTGCCCGCTGCCTCCCTGTCACTCAGGGCGGTCTCGATATCTTCGGTCACGCCGTCGCGCTTCCGGTGGAGGATCCGGTAGTGGATGCGCTCCTCGACGCTCAGGCCTTCCATCGGATCCACTCGTCCGGCGCTGGCGTCTGGAGCGTCCACAGTCTCGAAATAGCCGATGTAGCGGGCGAGGGCGTCCGGGCGGCGGTTGAGAACCAGGTCATCGGCCAGGTCGCGCTGGTCGGCGTCCACCTCGGAGTAGGGAGTGATGTGCGCCGGGTTGACGATAGCCATGTCCAGGCCGGCCTTGACGGCGTGGTGCAGGAAGACGCTGTTGAGCACGGCGCGCGCGTGCGGGCTGATGCCGAACGACAGATTGCTCACGCCAAGGATGGTCATCGTGCCGGGCAGTTCGGCCTTGATGCGTCTCAGGGCGTTCAGATTTTCCACGGCGGAGTTTGCCAGGTCCTCCTGGCCGGTGACGACCGGGAATACCTGCACATCATAGATCAGCGTGTCCGGCGTCATGCCGTACTCGCCGACCACGATATCGTACAGTTTTCGCGCCACGTTGAACTTCGCCTCGGCGGTCTTCGCCATCCCGTTCTCGTCGATGGTCATCGCCACGACGGCGGCGCCGTGCTCGCGCAGGATGGGCAGCCATTTGTCCACGCGTTCCGAGCGGTTCTCCAGGTTAATGCTGTTGACGATGGCGCGGCCTGGATATATCTTCAGCGCGGCCTCCATCACGTCGGCCTCGGTAGTGTCAATGACCAACGGCGCCTCGATGCCCATCGCGAGGGTCTTGACCAGTTTCACCATCTGGTCTCGCTCGTCCTGGCGCTCGGTCATGGCCACGCACACATCCAGAACGTGCGCGCCGCCGTCCACCTGCTCGCGGGCAACGTCGAGGCAGCCATTATAGTCGTCCTTGAGGAGAAGGCGCTTGATCTTGCGGCTGCCCACCGAATTGACCCGCTCACCCACGATGAGCGGCGCCGGTACCTGCTGCATATCGAACCGCCGCATGCCGGACGACACACCGGGAACGTAATAGGGGCAGTCTTCCGTATCGGCATTCGTAACTTTGGCGCCGTCGAACGCCGACCAGAAGCGACGGGGCTTGTCGCGGTACGGCGCGATGGCATCGTTGACCGCCGCCATATGCTCATGCGTGGTCCCGCAACACCCGCCGACGATGTTGACACCGAAATCGCGCACGAACTCCGCCATATACGCACTGAACTTATCCGGCGTCTGACGATAAACCGCTTCGCCATCCGGCCCCTGCTCGGGGAGTCCGGCATTTGGGAGGCACGACACCGGCAGTGAAGCGTTTTCCGTGAGGTAGCCTATGGGATCGCGGAACATCTCGGGGCCGGCGGAGCAGTTCAGGCCGATGACATGGATCGGAAGCGCCTGGAGAGTTGTCATCAGCGCGGCGATGTCCGTTCCAAACAGCATTTTGCCGTTCTCCGGTACAAGGAACACCTGGGCCATCACCGGCACGCGGCGCAATCCGTTCCGGAAGGCCCGCTCGAAGCCGGCGATACCGGCCTTCAGTTCCAGAACGTCGAAAGAAGTCTCCAGAAGGAGGACGTCCGCGCCGCCCTCGACCAGCCCGGTCCCCTGTTCAGCAAAAGTGTCCGCCAGTTCGTCGAAAGTGATCTTCGACAAAACGGGGTCGTTTCCGCTGGGAAGCCGTCCCGTGGGGCCGCAGCTGCCGACGACGAATCGCGGGTGTTCCGGCGTGGAGAAGCGGTCCGCCACAGTGCGGGCTATCGCGGCGGCAGTGCGGTTAAGTTCGCGGGTATCCTCTCCGAGGCCGTATTCGGCCAGGCGAAGCCTCGTGCCGTTGAAGGTATCCGTCTCCACCGCGTCGCACCCGGCTTGGAAAAAGCGCGCATGAATCTCCTCGATGACGTCCGGCCGCGTTCGAACGAGAATCTCGTTACAGCCATGCAAGCCGCCGAAATCGGCGTCATTCAGCCCGAACGTCTGGATCGACGTGCCCATGGCGCCGTCGAACAACAGCACGCGCGTCTTCAATGTGTCTAGAAAGCGGGAATTCATAAGGTCATTCTAACACGCAGGACGAATGCCGCGTGCCGGGAACGTGGAAAGGCAGACGGGGTTCACGGCGCCTGCACGGCGGCAAAGGCGACGTCGATGGCTGCCAGTTCGTCGGGAGTCAGCATCTGCTGCGTGAGACGGAACACGATGTTGTCTTCCTTGTAGATGTGTTTCTGAAAGGCGCGGACCAACTGCTTTCCGGCCAAACGAACGGCTTCAGGCGCGCCCGGGGCGCCCGCCTCCCAATGATCTACCTCGTCTGCGAAGCGATCGACCAACTTGCGCAGCACGCCATGTTCTTCGGTGAGCACGTACACGGGTCCGCCGACGATGGGGGCATTCTCGGCGGGGAAGACGCGCGAGATCGCGGGAAATAACGCCTGCTCCTCGCGCTTGAAATGGAACCACACCTCGTGAGTGATGAACTCCAATGCGTTCCTGAGCGCGATGGCGGTATCGGGATCGGCCGGGTCAGAGACGGAATCAAGGTTCACGAGCAGTTCTTCAAGACGCCGTGACACCTCTTTATGATCCGCCCGCAGCCGTCCAAGCGCCGTTTCCTGGTCCATAGGTTCGCCCTCCTTGCGTTCATCGGAAAGGACGGATCGCGCAGCCCCGTCATTTGACAAACACGTCACTACGGGGGCTGGTGCCAGGAGAATGGGAGCCTGATGTCTCGCTGGGTTAATGGAGAGCCCGCGGGCCCGCCGGAATTGCCGCGCACTTCAGAACGAGAGAACCCTGTCCGCACGCCCGATCAGATCGTGCAGCGCCTTCATGTCGGACGTCTGGTAAATGTCCGAGGCGCCGAGACCGTGATTCTGGAGGCAGGTGCCGCATGCGAGAACATCGCCGCCCTCGTGGATGAATGCCCGCGCCTTTCCGGGCAGACCAAACCAGCTGTCATCCGCGCGGCCAATCTCAACGGCCTCGCCCATCAGGAAGACGGTCACGGCATCACCGGATGCAAGGGAAAACGCGCCGAGACGAAAGGCATTGCTCATCGTCTCGGCGTTAAGTGAATTGAGAATCAGCGCAAGGTGCATCGGTTCTCCCCGCTACAGCTCAGTTTGCAGGACCTTCTCCAGGACCTTCTTCAGCGTCGCCCGTTCGGCGTCCGTCGCCTCGATGAGCGGGCGGCGCAGGCCGCCGACCGGGAAGCCAACCATCTCGAGCGCCGCCTTGACCAGGATCGGATTCGGCGCGGCAAAGATGCCTTCGAAGATAGGCATCAGGTGGTGGTGTAACGCCACCGCCCGGGCCGGAAGGCCATCGAAATGCGCGGTTACCATCTCCTTGATCTGCGGGCCGACGATATGGGAAGCCACGCTGATGACACCGCTTCCGCCCAGCGCGAGTATCGCGAGCGTCGCGGAGTCGTCGCCGCTGTACAGAGTGAAATCTGGGGGCGTGACCTCCAGATATCGGCTCACCTGATCCATGCTTTTCGCCGCTTCCTTGACGCCGATGATGTTCGGCACGTCGGCGGCCAGACGCCCGAGGGTCTCCGGCTCAAGGTTGCGGGGCGAGCGCGGCGGGATATTGTAAAGGATCACCGGCAGCGATGTCGATTCGGCGACGGTGCGAAAGTGCTGGTAAAGGCCTTCCTGCGGCGGATTGTTGTAGTAGGGTACGACCAGCATGATTCCGTCCACGCCCGCCTTCTCGGCATTACGCGTGAGTTTCTGGCTTTCGTTCGTGGAGTTGGTTCCCCCCCCGGCAACAACGGCTACACGCTTGCCGACCGCCGCAACGACCACCCGGGCCAGAACAGAGTCCTCTTCGTGGGACAGTGTGGGCGATTCGCCGGTCGTGCCGCTTACCACGATACCGTCGCTGCCGCTGTCCGCCAGTCGGTTGGCCAGTTCGGCCGCCCGGTCGTAATCAATCGAACCGTCCTCTTTGAACGGTGTCACCATCGCGGTGAGCATGCGCCCGAACCGCGGTCCTTCTGTGTATAACATTTGGGGCTCTTTCCTTGTGGAGGAAATGGGGAAACGGAGAAATGAGGAAATCGCGACAACCGCGTTACCACATTTCCTCGTTTCCCCATTTCCGCTCTGCGCTGTTATCCGATATAGCCCTGCTCAGCCAGCATCTCCGCGGTGAGCACGCAACCCTTGGCCGCTCCCATCTTGGTGTTGTGGCTCACCAGAACGTATTTGATGCCGTTGGGGAGCGCCGCGTCTTCGCGGATGCGGCCTACCACGGTAGTCATTCCGTCTTCCAGAAGGCGATCCCACTTGGGCTGCGGGCGGAAAGGGTCATCGGTAACGGTGATCATGTTGCACGGGGCGCTCGGAAGGTGCTTTGCCGCTTCGCCATTGAAGGCCACCATCGCCGCTTTGACTTCCGCCGGCGTTGCGTGCTTGTCCAGCGCCACGAACACGCTCTCGGTGTGTCCGTCCTGAACGCCGACGCGCGTACAGGTGCAAGACACGCCGAACGCGCCGTCGTGGATCGCTTCGCCGCTGAAGGCGCCGAGGATCTTTTTCGTCTCGAGCTGGACCTTCTCCTCTTCCTTAGGGATATAGGGGATCACGTTATCCAGGATATCCAGCCCCAGCACGCCGCCGCTGCGGCCCGCACCGGAAATGGCCTGCATAGACGTCATCAGGACGGTCCTGATGCCGAACGCTTCCGCCAATGGCTTCAGCGTGATCGCCAGGCCAACCGTGGTGCAGTTCGGGTTAGGCGTGATGAAGCCCTTCCAGCCGCGCTTCTTCCGTTGAACGTCCAGGAGTTTCGAGTGCTCGGGATTTACATTCGGGATCAGCAGAGGCACGTCATCGTCGTATCGGAACGCCGAGGCCGTGCTGATGACCGGTGTGGTGACCGCGTATTTGGGTTCCAGTATGCGCGCGGTATCCGCCTCCAGCGCTGTGAAGATCACGTCGTAGTCCGCCGCATCGATCTCGGAGGAGAGCAGGACCGTCATGTCCTTGATCTCGGGCTTCGGCTTCTCCTCGCAAAACCACTGCGATGCTCCGTTCGCGGCGCGCGTGGCGTCGCCGTACTTCTTGCCGGCGCTGCGCTCGGATCCGGCGAGCCCGGCGATCTTGATGAACGGATGGTTCTGCAGCGCGACGATAAACTGCTGGCCGACGATCCCCGTCGCCCCAACGATACACGCTTTCAATATCTTCTTAGCCATCTTACTCCTCTAACTCACGCTTGGCGCATAGCCGCCAAACGTCCGACCATATTACCCCACAGGGACTCCCGTTCGTGAGCGCCCCCGACATCATCACGTCTCCAATAACGCGTCGAGCCCGTACACCAGGCCGGAGCGTCCGCCGATCCGCCGGATCCCCAGCACCACACCGGGCATGAACGATGACCGGTCCAGTGTGTCATGCCGAATCGTCAGCGTCTGGCCCTGGCCGCCGAAGATGACCTCCTGGCTGGCCACGAAGCCGGGCATTCGAATACTGTGGACCTTGATGCCCTCGAAGTCGCCGCCGCGGGCTCCTTCAAGGATCACTTTCTGCGTTGCATCGGGCGATGCGCCGGTCCGGGCCGCCGCCACTATCTCGGCGGTTTTCATCGCCGTACCGCTGGGCGCATCGAGCTTCTTATTGTGATGCATCTCGATGATCTCGCAGTCCGGCATGTGGCGGGCGGCCGCCTTAACGAACTGCATCATCAGCACGGCGCCGATCGCAAAGTTCGGCGCCACCAGGCATCGCGCATCGTTTGTTGAGCACAACTGGCGGATCTCCGTGAGATCGGCGTCGGTCAGGCCCGTCGTGCCCACAACGGCGTTGACGCCGTCGCCCAGCACCAACCTGAGGTTATCCATCACGGAAGCCGGTTGCGTGAAGTCCACCACAACGTCCGGGGTTGTCCGGTATAGAGCGTCGGACAAACCGGGCTGCACGTCCACGCCGAGGCGCCCGACCCCGGCCAGAACGCCGGCATCCGTGTCCGGATTCGCTGCCGCAAAGGACGGATCAATAGCGGCGACCACTTCCATGTCGGCCTCGGCCGAGATGGCCCGGACCACTTCACGCCCCATTCGCCCCGCTGCGCCGGTCACCAACACTTTCAACTTGTTTGCCATATGCGTAT
This genomic window contains:
- the asd gene encoding aspartate-semialdehyde dehydrogenase; this translates as MAKKILKACIVGATGIVGQQFIVALQNHPFIKIAGLAGSERSAGKKYGDATRAANGASQWFCEEKPKPEIKDMTVLLSSEIDAADYDVIFTALEADTARILEPKYAVTTPVISTASAFRYDDDVPLLIPNVNPEHSKLLDVQRKKRGWKGFITPNPNCTTVGLAITLKPLAEAFGIRTVLMTSMQAISGAGRSGGVLGLDILDNVIPYIPKEEEKVQLETKKILGAFSGEAIHDGAFGVSCTCTRVGVQDGHTESVFVALDKHATPAEVKAAMVAFNGEAAKHLPSAPCNMITVTDDPFRPQPKWDRLLEDGMTTVVGRIREDAALPNGIKYVLVSHNTKMGAAKGCVLTAEMLAEQGYIG
- a CDS encoding hemerythrin domain-containing protein — its product is MDQETALGRLRADHKEVSRRLEELLVNLDSVSDPADPDTAIALRNALEFITHEVWFHFKREEQALFPAISRVFPAENAPIVGGPVYVLTEEHGVLRKLVDRFADEVDHWEAGAPGAPEAVRLAGKQLVRAFQKHIYKEDNIVFRLTQQMLTPDELAAIDVAFAAVQAP
- the metH gene encoding methionine synthase, encoding MNSRFLDTLKTRVLLFDGAMGTSIQTFGLNDADFGGLHGCNEILVRTRPDVIEEIHARFFQAGCDAVETDTFNGTRLRLAEYGLGEDTRELNRTAAAIARTVADRFSTPEHPRFVVGSCGPTGRLPSGNDPVLSKITFDELADTFAEQGTGLVEGGADVLLLETSFDVLELKAGIAGFERAFRNGLRRVPVMAQVFLVPENGKMLFGTDIAALMTTLQALPIHVIGLNCSAGPEMFRDPIGYLTENASLPVSCLPNAGLPEQGPDGEAVYRQTPDKFSAYMAEFVRDFGVNIVGGCCGTTHEHMAAVNDAIAPYRDKPRRFWSAFDGAKVTNADTEDCPYYVPGVSSGMRRFDMQQVPAPLIVGERVNSVGSRKIKRLLLKDDYNGCLDVAREQVDGGAHVLDVCVAMTERQDERDQMVKLVKTLAMGIEAPLVIDTTEADVMEAALKIYPGRAIVNSINLENRSERVDKWLPILREHGAAVVAMTIDENGMAKTAEAKFNVARKLYDIVVGEYGMTPDTLIYDVQVFPVVTGQEDLANSAVENLNALRRIKAELPGTMTILGVSNLSFGISPHARAVLNSVFLHHAVKAGLDMAIVNPAHITPYSEVDADQRDLADDLVLNRRPDALARYIGYFETVDAPDASAGRVDPMEGLSVEERIHYRILHRKRDGVTEDIETALSDREAAGTRRADGAIDVLNNVLLPAMKEVGDKFGAGELILPFVLQSAEVMKASVAHLEQYLEKKEGSTKGKLVLATVFGDVHDIGKSLVNTILSNNGYTVYDLGKQVPINTIIEKAVEVGADAIGLSALLVSTSKQMPLCVKELDKRGLSIPVIIGGAAINPAFGHRALYVAEGRAYNAGIYYCKDAFEGLDKMDRLTDGDAREALYEQTLLDAARTFGRDADKAARRAAAPAQERSKVADAPIPTAPFWGTRVVPGIPLSEIWPLLDLNELYRLQWGAKNAKGDEYEALKRDTFEPKLAELKAQCEAEGWLAPKAVYGYFPARREGESVVVFDPADHNKEVARFDFPRQAGPPYLCLSDYLSADRTDVLPLQVVTVGPRATEICEALNKAGDYSLSYFLHGLSVETAEATAEWMHRRIADELGIPRNQGHRYSWGYPACPDLEQHHTLFTLLPAGEELGMEVTEAGQLVPDQSTAALVIHHPDAIYFGAV
- a CDS encoding DsrE family protein, translating into MHLALILNSLNAETMSNAFRLGAFSLASGDAVTVFLMGEAVEIGRADDSWFGLPGKARAFIHEGGDVLACGTCLQNHGLGASDIYQTSDMKALHDLIGRADRVLSF
- the dapA gene encoding 4-hydroxy-tetrahydrodipicolinate synthase, whose product is MLYTEGPRFGRMLTAMVTPFKEDGSIDYDRAAELANRLADSGSDGIVVSGTTGESPTLSHEEDSVLARVVVAAVGKRVAVVAGGGTNSTNESQKLTRNAEKAGVDGIMLVVPYYNNPPQEGLYQHFRTVAESTSLPVILYNIPPRSPRNLEPETLGRLAADVPNIIGVKEAAKSMDQVSRYLEVTPPDFTLYSGDDSATLAILALGGSGVISVASHIVGPQIKEMVTAHFDGLPARAVALHHHLMPIFEGIFAAPNPILVKAALEMVGFPVGGLRRPLIEATDAERATLKKVLEKVLQTEL
- the dapB gene encoding 4-hydroxy-tetrahydrodipicolinate reductase; amino-acid sequence: MANKLKVLVTGAAGRMGREVVRAISAEADMEVVAAIDPSFAAANPDTDAGVLAGVGRLGVDVQPGLSDALYRTTPDVVVDFTQPASVMDNLRLVLGDGVNAVVGTTGLTDADLTEIRQLCSTNDARCLVAPNFAIGAVLMMQFVKAAARHMPDCEIIEMHHNKKLDAPSGTAMKTAEIVAAARTGASPDATQKVILEGARGGDFEGIKVHSIRMPGFVASQEVIFGGQGQTLTIRHDTLDRSSFMPGVVLGIRRIGGRSGLVYGLDALLET
- a CDS encoding GNAT family N-acetyltransferase, producing the protein MTEPPHSVNITVHLQPAREDALAVHEFLRRHNESRIGATNRAPLTVIARDADGAVVGGVHAETMHGWLHVATLAVAEEWRGQGIGTRLLRAVEAEGWRRGCTNVWLDTFSFQAQPFYEREGYHVFGVLEDFPPGETRYFMTKALSPS